Sequence from the Symbiopectobacterium purcellii genome:
ATTGCCCGGTCAACCAGCGTGGTGTACTCGGTCTGGCGGGCATCACCCACGTTACCGGTCCGGGCCAGGAGGCAAACATCACTGCCTTTTGCTCAGCGCTGAGCTGGCTGTCATCAATATAGGGGGTGAGCTGTTGATAATCAGCCGCGATCAGGATAAGCCCATTTTCGACAGGCCGTTGTTTCAAGGCCAGCAGTCGCATCACGGCGGCTTCGCTGTCAGGATCGCACCCCAAGCCGAAAACCGCTTCGGTAGGATAGGCGATGACATTCTGCTTTATCAGTTCCTGAATGACAGAAACCGGTTGTTTCACTACATTACTCATTGGTATCAACTTCTGCCGTTACCGGCTTTCCACAGGCTTTACTGGCGCAAAAACGTTTGACGCCCTGCGCCGTTTTCTTTTCGAACAAGAGCGGATAGTGGCAGGT
This genomic interval carries:
- the tsaC gene encoding L-threonylcarbamoyladenylate synthase type 1 TsaC, with amino-acid sequence MSNVVKQPVSVIQELIKQNVIAYPTEAVFGLGCDPDSEAAVMRLLALKQRPVENGLILIAADYQQLTPYIDDSQLSAEQKAVMFASWPGPVTWVMPARPSTPRWLTGQFSSLAVRVSAHPLVRELCLAFGKPIVSTSANLTGLPPCRTAQEVMTQFGETFPVLHGETSGRQNPSEIRDVLTGNLIRQG